The following are encoded in a window of Bacillus xiapuensis genomic DNA:
- a CDS encoding DNA topoisomerase III: protein MSKTVVLAEKPSVARDIARVLHCSKKGNGFLEGNKYIVTWALGHLVTHADPEGYGKEYKTWNLADLPLMPDPLKTVVIKKTSKQFQAVKTQLHRKDVREIIIATDAGREGELVARWIIDQAHVKKPVKRLWISSVTDKAIREGFSKLRDGREYENLYRSAVARAEADWLVGINATRALTTKFNAQLSCGRVQTPTLAMIAKREEEIRNFKPKSYFGITAVAGGIKFTWKEAKSNDVKIFSEDKRDGILQAIRGKEAVVTHIKKAAKKSYAPELYDLTELQRDAHKLFGYSAKETLSIMQKLYEHHKLVTYPRTDSRYLSSDMTDTLKERVEAVEIRPYAGLAAKVLKRGIKSNKSFVSDAKVSDHHAIVPTEQTAILNDLSEKERKIYDLIVKRFLAVLLPPFEYEQTTVEVKIGGEVFTAKGKVIKTLGWKEVYGKEEDDEASLPPVKQGETLEVAALTATRGETAPPSRFNEGTLLSAMENPAKYSGEERKDIKQTLNRAGGIGTVATRADIIDKLFNTFLIEKKGKDIYITSKGKQLLELVPEELQSPALTAEWEQKLDAIAKGKLKPQAFMQEIRAYTKSVIKDIKNSQKQFKHDNITGSQCPDCGKLLLEVNGKKGKMLVCQDRECGYRKNVARLTNARCPNCHKKLELRGEGEGQIFVCKCGHKEKLSAFQQRRKKESGNKASKRDVNQYLKKQNKQEPINTALADALSKLKL, encoded by the coding sequence ATGAGCAAGACAGTTGTATTAGCGGAGAAACCGTCCGTGGCCCGTGATATCGCTCGTGTCTTACATTGCAGCAAAAAAGGGAACGGATTTTTAGAGGGGAATAAATATATCGTAACTTGGGCGCTAGGGCATTTGGTGACGCATGCCGATCCTGAAGGGTACGGAAAAGAGTACAAAACATGGAATTTAGCGGATTTGCCGCTGATGCCGGATCCTTTAAAAACCGTGGTTATCAAGAAAACCAGCAAGCAATTTCAAGCGGTGAAAACGCAATTGCACCGGAAAGATGTCCGCGAAATCATTATCGCAACAGATGCCGGACGGGAAGGTGAACTTGTGGCCCGCTGGATTATTGATCAAGCGCATGTGAAAAAGCCAGTCAAGCGGTTGTGGATTTCTTCAGTGACCGATAAAGCGATCCGTGAAGGGTTTTCCAAGCTCCGCGACGGGCGGGAGTATGAAAATTTATACCGGTCAGCCGTTGCCAGAGCGGAAGCGGATTGGCTTGTCGGCATCAACGCCACACGTGCGTTAACGACTAAATTTAATGCGCAGCTTTCCTGCGGTCGGGTGCAAACCCCCACATTAGCGATGATCGCTAAGCGGGAAGAAGAGATCCGGAACTTTAAGCCGAAGAGCTATTTTGGAATTACAGCGGTTGCCGGCGGCATCAAGTTTACCTGGAAAGAGGCTAAATCCAATGATGTGAAGATCTTTTCTGAAGATAAGCGCGACGGGATTTTACAAGCAATCCGCGGCAAAGAAGCGGTCGTAACCCATATCAAAAAGGCGGCGAAAAAGTCATACGCGCCGGAGTTATATGACCTGACAGAATTGCAGCGGGATGCTCATAAACTTTTTGGCTATTCTGCGAAAGAAACGCTGTCGATTATGCAAAAGTTATATGAACATCACAAGCTGGTCACTTATCCGCGGACCGACTCCCGTTATTTATCCAGCGATATGACTGATACGCTGAAAGAGCGCGTGGAAGCGGTGGAAATCAGACCGTACGCCGGATTAGCAGCGAAAGTGTTAAAGCGCGGCATTAAGTCTAATAAGTCGTTTGTCAGCGATGCGAAAGTCAGCGACCATCATGCGATCGTGCCAACTGAGCAAACAGCGATTCTCAATGATTTAAGCGAGAAAGAACGCAAAATTTATGATCTCATTGTTAAGCGTTTTTTAGCGGTTTTATTGCCGCCGTTTGAATATGAACAAACAACGGTGGAGGTAAAGATTGGCGGGGAAGTCTTTACAGCCAAAGGGAAAGTGATTAAAACGCTTGGCTGGAAAGAAGTGTACGGCAAGGAAGAGGACGATGAAGCCTCTTTGCCGCCCGTCAAGCAGGGAGAAACGCTGGAAGTCGCTGCCTTAACAGCCACGCGCGGAGAAACGGCTCCGCCTTCCCGCTTTAACGAAGGAACACTCCTGTCAGCGATGGAGAATCCGGCTAAATATAGCGGAGAAGAGCGCAAGGATATTAAACAAACACTGAATCGGGCAGGCGGGATTGGCACTGTGGCAACAAGAGCGGACATCATTGATAAGCTGTTTAATACCTTTTTAATTGAGAAGAAGGGCAAAGACATTTATATTACTTCCAAAGGCAAGCAGCTGCTGGAGCTTGTCCCGGAAGAACTGCAATCGCCGGCACTCACAGCGGAATGGGAGCAGAAGCTTGATGCTATTGCGAAAGGAAAGCTTAAGCCCCAAGCGTTTATGCAAGAGATTCGAGCTTATACCAAAAGCGTGATAAAGGATATTAAAAACAGCCAGAAACAATTTAAGCACGATAATATTACGGGAAGCCAATGTCCGGATTGCGGCAAGCTTCTGCTTGAGGTGAACGGCAAAAAAGGCAAAATGCTCGTCTGTCAAGACCGAGAATGCGGATACCGCAAAAACGTGGCGCGGCTCACGAACGCCCGCTGCCCGAATTGTCATAAAAAATTGGAGCTGCGCGGTGAAGGGGAAGGGCAAATTTTTGTCTGCAAATGCGGGCATAAAGAGAAGCTGTCGGCCTTTCAGCAGCGCCGCAAAAAAGAATCCGGAAACAAGGCGAGCAAGCGCGATGTCAATCAGTATCTGAAGAAACAAAACAAACAAGAGCCGATCAATACAGCGCTGGCGGACGCTTTATCGAAACTGAAATTATAA
- the metA gene encoding homoserine O-acetyltransferase MetA — protein sequence MPINIPKKLPAREVLEKENVFIMDADRANSQDIRPLNIVILNLMPEKEKTEAHLLRLLGNTPLQVNVSFLHTATHESKNVSKTHLEQFYTTFTEVKNKRIDGLIITGAPIELMRFEEVNYWNELTEIMDWAKTNVTSCLYICWGAQAALYHHYRIGKFELPKKCSGIYKHIVTEPTVKLLRGFDDEFYAPISRYTDVNQSEIDAHPDLQLLAYSEEAGPFLILSRDQKNIMVTGHLEYDAQTLAEEYSRDLKKGIDIDVPKNYFPDNNPTRKPVNKWRSHAHLLFSNWLNYYVYQETPFEWE from the coding sequence ATGCCGATCAATATACCGAAAAAATTGCCTGCAAGGGAAGTATTAGAAAAAGAGAATGTGTTTATCATGGATGCCGACCGCGCGAACAGTCAGGATATTCGCCCGCTGAATATTGTCATCTTAAATTTAATGCCGGAAAAAGAAAAAACAGAGGCGCATCTGCTTCGGCTGCTGGGAAATACGCCGCTCCAAGTCAACGTATCTTTTTTACACACGGCGACACATGAATCAAAAAATGTCAGCAAAACGCATCTCGAACAGTTTTATACGACGTTTACAGAAGTGAAGAACAAACGAATTGACGGATTAATTATTACGGGCGCACCCATTGAGTTAATGCGGTTTGAAGAGGTTAATTATTGGAACGAATTAACGGAAATCATGGATTGGGCAAAAACGAATGTAACCTCATGCCTGTATATTTGCTGGGGAGCCCAGGCCGCGCTGTATCATCATTATCGCATCGGCAAGTTTGAATTGCCCAAGAAATGTTCGGGCATTTACAAACACATCGTTACAGAACCAACGGTGAAGCTCTTGCGCGGCTTCGATGACGAGTTCTATGCGCCGATTTCCCGCTATACCGATGTGAATCAATCCGAGATTGATGCCCACCCCGATTTGCAGCTGTTAGCTTATTCGGAGGAGGCCGGTCCGTTTCTGATTCTCTCAAGAGATCAAAAAAATATTATGGTTACTGGACATCTCGAATACGATGCCCAAACGCTGGCGGAAGAATACAGCCGAGATCTAAAAAAAGGAATCGACATTGATGTGCCAAAAAACTATTTCCCGGACAATAATCCGACAAGGAAGCCTGTCAATAAATGGCGTTCTCATGCTCATTTACTGTTTTCTAACTGGCTAAACTACTATGTCTATCAAGAAACGCCTTTTGAATGGGAATAG
- a CDS encoding carbon-nitrogen family hydrolase, with protein sequence MKWRIACLQMDIAFGDPEENIQRADKWLRVAAEKQCDLAVLPELWTTGYDLGRLDEIADTNIKQTAAFLAAQAKKHRMHIVAGSVANKTDSGVENTMLVTNRDGQLVKSYSKLHLFRLMEEEKYLQAGNEDGLFMLENETMAAFICYDIRFPEWLRTHVLKGAKVLFVSAEWPLARVDHWRTLLLARAIENQAYVIACNRSGSDPNNVFAGHSLIIDPWGEIIAEAGKDEEMLIGEIDLNKVAEIRKRIPVFEDRRPQFYHFSERRIPLQGMGKASPNE encoded by the coding sequence ATGAAATGGAGGATTGCTTGTCTTCAAATGGATATTGCATTTGGCGATCCGGAAGAAAATATTCAACGCGCTGACAAATGGCTGCGCGTTGCGGCGGAGAAACAATGTGATCTTGCCGTTTTGCCGGAGCTATGGACAACGGGTTACGATTTAGGCCGTCTGGATGAAATTGCGGACACAAATATCAAGCAAACCGCAGCTTTTTTAGCAGCTCAAGCGAAAAAGCACCGCATGCATATTGTGGCTGGCTCTGTTGCCAATAAGACGGACAGCGGAGTCGAAAACACGATGCTCGTCACAAATCGAGACGGACAACTAGTGAAATCTTATAGTAAACTGCATCTTTTTCGGCTTATGGAGGAAGAAAAATATCTGCAGGCCGGGAATGAGGATGGCCTCTTTATGCTGGAAAACGAAACAATGGCTGCTTTTATTTGCTATGATATCCGCTTTCCTGAATGGTTAAGAACTCATGTTTTAAAGGGCGCAAAGGTATTATTTGTGTCAGCCGAATGGCCGCTTGCCCGTGTCGATCACTGGCGGACGCTGCTCTTGGCGCGAGCGATTGAAAATCAAGCTTACGTTATTGCCTGCAACCGCAGCGGTTCAGATCCAAATAATGTCTTTGCCGGCCATTCGCTGATCATTGATCCTTGGGGGGAAATTATAGCTGAAGCCGGCAAAGACGAAGAAATGCTTATCGGAGAAATCGATTTAAATAAAGTTGCGGAGATCAGAAAGCGAATCCCGGTATTCGAAGATCGCCGGCCGCAGTTTTATCATTTTTCCGAAAGAAGAATCCCGCTGCAAGGAATGGGCAAGGCATCGCCCAATGAGTAA
- a CDS encoding pyridoxal phosphate-dependent aminotransferase produces the protein MKEFKQSNLLQALPDQFFAKLSKKVAEAVHEGRDIINLGQGNPDQPTFPHIVEALKQAADRPINHKYSPFKGFPYIKQACAEFYKREYGVEVDPEREVALLFGGKTGLVELPQVLLNSGDLVLVPDPGYPDYWSGIALAGAEMYRMPLKKENRFLPQYEAIPEEICKRAKLLFINYPNNPTGAVADLEFFEQTIEFAHKHEICVVHDFAYGAIGFDGKKPVSYLEADRAKATGLEIYTLSKTYNMAGWRVGFAVGNPSVIAALELLQDHLHCSIFGAVQEAAAAALLSSQECVYEQAKLYERRRDVWMKGLSDIGWEADAPAGSFFTWLKVPDGYTSEQFSDLLLNEANIAVAPGAGFGAHGEGYVRAGMLASEERIREAIDRLKKINIFKKNVDSQA, from the coding sequence ATGAAAGAGTTCAAACAATCCAATCTGCTTCAGGCTCTGCCTGATCAATTTTTTGCAAAATTGAGCAAGAAAGTGGCTGAGGCTGTGCATGAGGGCCGGGATATTATTAACCTGGGACAAGGAAATCCTGATCAGCCGACGTTCCCGCATATTGTTGAAGCGTTAAAGCAGGCGGCTGATCGCCCGATAAATCATAAATATTCGCCTTTTAAAGGGTTTCCTTATATAAAACAGGCTTGTGCCGAATTTTACAAAAGGGAATATGGTGTAGAGGTTGATCCAGAAAGGGAGGTGGCCTTGCTTTTTGGAGGGAAAACAGGGCTGGTGGAGTTGCCTCAAGTTTTGTTAAACTCCGGCGATTTGGTTCTCGTGCCTGATCCCGGCTATCCCGATTATTGGTCGGGGATCGCCTTGGCGGGAGCTGAAATGTATAGGATGCCGCTGAAGAAGGAGAACCGTTTTCTCCCGCAATACGAAGCTATCCCAGAAGAAATCTGCAAGCGGGCGAAACTATTGTTTATTAATTATCCGAATAATCCGACAGGTGCTGTCGCGGATCTGGAATTCTTTGAACAGACGATCGAATTTGCTCATAAGCATGAGATATGCGTCGTCCATGATTTTGCTTATGGAGCGATTGGTTTTGATGGAAAAAAGCCGGTCAGCTATCTGGAAGCCGACCGGGCGAAGGCAACTGGATTAGAAATTTATACATTGTCCAAAACGTATAATATGGCCGGCTGGCGGGTTGGATTTGCGGTCGGCAATCCGAGCGTGATTGCCGCTTTGGAATTACTGCAGGATCATTTGCATTGCAGCATCTTCGGGGCGGTGCAGGAGGCGGCAGCGGCAGCATTGCTTAGCTCGCAGGAGTGTGTATATGAACAAGCCAAACTGTATGAAAGACGGCGGGATGTATGGATGAAAGGTTTAAGTGATATCGGCTGGGAAGCGGATGCGCCTGCAGGCTCTTTTTTTACATGGCTGAAGGTTCCGGACGGTTATACTTCTGAACAATTCAGTGATTTGCTGCTCAATGAAGCGAATATCGCTGTAGCGCCTGGTGCGGGATTTGGCGCCCATGGAGAGGGGTATGTGCGGGCGGGAATGCTCGCTTCAGAAGAAAGAATCCGGGAAGCAATTGACCGATTAAAAAAAATAAACATTTTCAAAAAAAATGTTGACAGTCAAGCCTAA
- a CDS encoding anthranilate synthase component I family protein — MSNRQLFYRTIPFSKERFFQQYKALAAKEAYHVLLESGRGGRLSIAAMSPAAIVQAAETGIMVESNGEAELKQGLPLQELVEWMKAFELPKQEGLPDFQGGAIGYISYDYARCIEKLPEQAADDLGLPLVYFLLFNQWAVFEEDTDKLWLMAVAQNEEEADLASLEKSWTAPLKEKFASVHPKCVKEERRVSFSEETFKQAVEKTKHYISQGDVFQVNLSVRQSCELAVPALSVYEEVRKLNPSPYMAYLHTPDFQVVSASPELLIKKSGTELSTRPIAGTRSRGNSEEEDFRLASELIENEKERAEHVMLVDLERNDLGRVCRYGTVEVNEFMVIEKYSHVQHIVSNVRGEIAEGKTNADVIEAVFPGGTITGAPKVRTMEIIEELEPVRRGIYTGSIGWLGFNGDMELNIVIRTMLVKDQQCHIQAGAGIVVDSNPAHEYKESLKKAAAVWKAKELAERK, encoded by the coding sequence GTGAGTAATCGACAGCTGTTTTATCGAACGATTCCCTTTTCCAAAGAACGTTTTTTTCAACAATATAAAGCATTAGCGGCAAAAGAAGCCTATCATGTGCTTCTTGAAAGCGGCCGCGGCGGGCGCTTGAGCATCGCTGCCATGTCTCCGGCAGCTATTGTTCAAGCGGCAGAAACGGGCATAATGGTGGAGTCAAACGGAGAGGCAGAGCTGAAACAAGGGCTCCCGCTTCAAGAGCTCGTGGAATGGATGAAAGCTTTTGAATTGCCTAAGCAGGAAGGGCTGCCTGACTTTCAAGGCGGTGCGATTGGCTATATTAGCTATGATTATGCCCGCTGCATTGAAAAGCTGCCCGAGCAAGCGGCGGATGATCTCGGCTTGCCGCTCGTTTACTTTCTCTTATTTAATCAGTGGGCAGTGTTTGAGGAAGACACTGATAAGCTATGGCTGATGGCCGTGGCTCAAAATGAAGAAGAAGCCGATTTAGCTTCTCTTGAGAAAAGCTGGACGGCTCCATTGAAGGAGAAGTTCGCCTCTGTTCATCCTAAATGTGTGAAGGAGGAGCGGCGGGTTTCTTTTTCGGAAGAAACCTTCAAGCAAGCCGTTGAAAAAACTAAGCATTATATTTCTCAAGGGGACGTCTTTCAAGTGAATCTCTCCGTGCGGCAATCCTGTGAATTGGCGGTTCCGGCGCTTTCCGTTTATGAAGAAGTCAGAAAGCTGAATCCCTCTCCGTACATGGCGTACCTTCATACACCGGATTTTCAAGTAGTTTCCGCTTCTCCAGAATTGCTGATAAAAAAATCCGGAACGGAATTAAGCACACGTCCGATTGCCGGCACGCGTTCACGCGGAAATAGCGAAGAAGAGGATTTCCGCTTAGCCTCGGAGCTGATTGAAAATGAAAAAGAGCGGGCTGAGCATGTCATGCTAGTGGATCTCGAACGAAATGATCTTGGACGAGTATGCCGATACGGAACCGTTGAAGTCAATGAATTTATGGTGATTGAGAAATATTCACATGTTCAGCATATTGTTTCGAATGTGCGCGGTGAAATAGCGGAAGGAAAAACAAATGCCGATGTCATTGAAGCGGTCTTCCCGGGCGGCACCATTACCGGAGCGCCTAAGGTGAGAACGATGGAAATTATTGAGGAGCTGGAGCCTGTTCGCCGCGGGATTTATACAGGGTCGATCGGATGGCTCGGCTTCAACGGGGATATGGAGTTAAACATTGTGATCCGCACCATGCTTGTAAAAGACCAGCAATGCCATATACAAGCCGGGGCAGGGATCGTCGTCGACTCCAATCCAGCCCATGAATATAAAGAATCGCTGAAAAAAGCCGCCGCTGTCTGGAAAGCGAAGGAACTGGCAGAAAGGAAATAA
- the pabA gene encoding aminodeoxychorismate/anthranilate synthase component II: protein MILMIDNYDSFTYNLVQYLGEMGEELVVRRNDEITTAEIRALNPDYLMISPGPCTPNEAGISLEAIREFAGKIPIFGVCLGQQSIAQVFGAEVVQAERLMHGKTSDMLHDGRTIFEGLPNPFPATRYHSLIVKRETLPACFEVSAWTAEGEIMAIRHKELAVEGVQFHPESIMTYGGKQMLRSFIRQYRKAAAKV, encoded by the coding sequence TTGATACTGATGATAGATAATTATGATTCATTTACATATAATCTCGTGCAGTATTTAGGAGAGATGGGAGAAGAGCTGGTTGTGCGCCGGAATGACGAGATCACGACTGCGGAGATCCGAGCGCTGAACCCTGATTATTTGATGATTTCACCGGGACCGTGCACGCCGAATGAGGCAGGAATCAGTTTGGAAGCCATTCGGGAGTTTGCCGGGAAGATTCCTATATTTGGAGTGTGCCTCGGCCAGCAGTCAATCGCTCAAGTGTTTGGAGCGGAGGTGGTGCAGGCGGAGCGCTTGATGCACGGCAAGACATCGGATATGTTGCATGACGGCCGGACCATTTTTGAAGGGCTGCCCAACCCGTTTCCGGCGACTCGCTACCATTCCCTGATCGTGAAACGCGAAACGCTTCCTGCTTGCTTCGAGGTATCCGCATGGACAGCAGAAGGGGAAATTATGGCGATTCGTCATAAAGAGCTGGCAGTGGAAGGTGTGCAATTTCATCCGGAATCCATTATGACCTATGGCGGCAAGCAAATGCTTCGCAGCTTTATTCGCCAATACCGAAAAGCGGCGGCGAAAGTATGA
- the pabC gene encoding aminodeoxychorismate lyase gives MTMYIYLNGELLPKEEAKISPFDHGFLYGMGLFETIRTYGGKPFLLEEHIERLQAGMQEMNIAMTLTVEKAGKIIAALCEKNQLPHSSVRLNISAGEGAMGPQTETFHHPAIFAFQRPVVPSFEMKEKEAVLLQLRRNTPETGFRLKSHHYFNNIAAKREVGSDPAKEGIFLTKEGYVAEGVASNIFWVKAGTLFTPALDTGILNGVTRMFLLKRAQAMQIPVQEGLFRLKELLSADEIFLTNSIQEIAPVHLIGGKCFPGRNGEITKQLYEDYRSWTGQTAFL, from the coding sequence ATGACGATGTATATTTATTTAAACGGCGAGCTGCTGCCTAAAGAAGAAGCCAAGATTTCACCCTTTGATCACGGCTTTCTATATGGAATGGGCCTGTTTGAAACGATTCGCACTTACGGCGGCAAGCCTTTCTTGCTGGAGGAGCACATCGAGCGGCTGCAGGCAGGCATGCAAGAAATGAATATTGCCATGACGCTGACAGTTGAAAAAGCAGGGAAGATCATCGCTGCCCTTTGCGAGAAGAATCAGCTTCCTCATTCATCTGTCAGGCTGAATATTTCCGCGGGAGAAGGAGCGATGGGACCGCAAACGGAAACGTTTCATCATCCGGCCATATTCGCCTTTCAGCGCCCGGTTGTGCCGTCTTTTGAGATGAAAGAAAAGGAAGCGGTGCTTCTCCAATTGCGCAGAAATACACCGGAGACGGGTTTTCGGCTGAAATCGCATCATTATTTCAATAATATTGCCGCTAAGCGAGAAGTGGGGTCCGATCCGGCCAAAGAAGGCATATTCTTGACGAAGGAGGGATATGTCGCCGAAGGAGTCGCGTCCAATATTTTTTGGGTGAAAGCGGGTACTCTTTTCACTCCCGCTCTTGATACAGGCATTTTAAATGGCGTTACCCGCATGTTTCTTTTAAAAAGAGCCCAAGCTATGCAAATCCCTGTCCAGGAGGGATTGTTTCGTTTAAAGGAATTATTAAGCGCAGATGAAATCTTTTTAACGAATTCCATTCAGGAAATTGCCCCTGTTCATCTTATCGGCGGCAAGTGTTTCCCGGGCCGGAACGGTGAGATTACGAAACAGCTCTACGAGGATTATCGGAGCTGGACTGGCCAAACTGCCTTCCTGTAA
- a CDS encoding ABC transporter ATP-binding protein — protein sequence MTEWLIETSDLTKKFGSFLAVNHVNLRVPKGGIYGFLGPNGAGKSTTIRMLLGLVQPTKGDLKLFGQSIRTDRMEILRRVGSLVESPSYYGHLTAYENLEITRKILGVSKEEIDRVLEIVRLTAVKKKKVKQFSLGMKQRLGIAQALLGKPELLILDEPTNGLDPAGILEIRDLIISLPKKYGITVLISSHILSEIERVATHIGIINKGKLLFQGTLDELRSKQTAAVMVQAAPKQEALKLLKENKYSWTDKGEFIQMDGVVKPAEINRQLVSSGLDVNAIFMEKKSLERIFLEMTEEAVE from the coding sequence ATGACTGAATGGCTGATAGAAACGAGTGACTTAACCAAGAAGTTCGGAAGCTTTTTAGCGGTAAACCATGTGAATTTGCGGGTGCCGAAAGGAGGGATTTACGGATTTTTAGGTCCCAATGGAGCAGGGAAATCGACGACGATCCGCATGCTGCTTGGCCTGGTGCAGCCTACAAAAGGAGATTTGAAACTGTTCGGCCAGTCGATCCGCACCGATCGGATGGAGATCCTAAGGCGGGTTGGCTCTTTAGTAGAATCTCCCTCCTATTACGGACATTTGACGGCTTATGAAAATTTGGAGATCACAAGGAAAATCCTTGGAGTAAGCAAGGAAGAAATTGATCGCGTGCTCGAAATCGTCCGATTAACAGCCGTGAAGAAAAAGAAAGTGAAGCAGTTCTCCCTCGGAATGAAACAGCGTCTGGGCATTGCTCAAGCTTTACTTGGCAAGCCAGAACTGCTCATTTTAGACGAACCGACAAATGGCTTAGATCCAGCGGGGATATTGGAAATTCGTGATTTAATTATAAGTCTGCCGAAAAAATACGGCATTACTGTATTAATTTCCAGCCACATTTTAAGTGAAATCGAACGGGTGGCTACACATATTGGGATTATTAATAAAGGAAAGCTGCTTTTTCAAGGAACGCTGGATGAATTGCGCAGCAAGCAAACGGCTGCCGTGATGGTGCAGGCTGCGCCGAAACAGGAAGCATTAAAGCTTTTAAAAGAAAATAAATACTCATGGACGGATAAAGGTGAATTTATTCAAATGGACGGAGTGGTGAAGCCTGCTGAAATCAACCGCCAATTAGTCAGCAGCGGACTCGATGTCAACGCCATATTTATGGAGAAAAAATCACTCGAACGCATATTCCTGGAAATGACAGAAGAGGCGGTGGAATAA
- a CDS encoding ABC transporter permease translates to MRIFPLLKTEWQKQKRGFLLLFLLIIPSGTTLAMFLDMNIRYDYLMQVAEKGESSWDVLLNENHRILGWGTFLPLFIAAIFFFIFQVEHQQNSWKHLLSLPVHKVSVYVSKWLAGLMYIALLIVLNTAGLVLVGKVMEFPEAVDWGGYGMYVLNQFVLALAVTALQQWLSSWLRNPFIPVALAFAGLIIGSILSSQEQSLLKLVPYAYTSLAAGDAAEPSGMFMYSILCTVLFLLIGSWQFRKKDIL, encoded by the coding sequence ATGAGGATCTTCCCATTACTGAAAACAGAATGGCAGAAGCAAAAACGCGGATTTCTTTTGCTTTTTCTCCTTATTATTCCGTCAGGTACGACGCTGGCCATGTTTTTAGATATGAATATCCGCTATGATTACTTAATGCAAGTCGCGGAAAAAGGAGAAAGCTCGTGGGATGTGCTGCTGAATGAAAATCATCGCATTCTTGGGTGGGGGACTTTTTTGCCGCTGTTTATTGCCGCGATCTTCTTCTTTATATTTCAAGTCGAGCATCAGCAAAATTCCTGGAAGCACCTGCTTAGTTTGCCCGTTCATAAGGTATCGGTGTATGTATCCAAATGGCTGGCGGGTTTAATGTACATCGCGCTGCTGATTGTGCTCAATACAGCAGGTCTTGTGCTCGTCGGAAAGGTAATGGAGTTTCCCGAAGCAGTGGATTGGGGTGGCTACGGAATGTATGTGCTCAATCAATTTGTTCTGGCGCTTGCAGTGACTGCTTTGCAGCAATGGTTAAGTTCATGGCTGAGAAATCCATTTATTCCTGTGGCACTGGCCTTTGCCGGTTTGATTATTGGCAGCATACTATCTTCTCAAGAGCAAAGTCTGTTGAAACTTGTTCCGTACGCTTATACAAGCTTGGCTGCCGGAGATGCCGCTGAACCATCAGGAATGTTTATGTACTCTATTCTGTGCACTGTTTTGTTTCTATTAATCGGAAGCTGGCAATTTCGGAAAAAGGATATTTTATAA
- a CDS encoding ABC transporter permease codes for MNLWKAEWLKLKHSKLIGLAVILPVFAAIQGRAYAINAEDHDVLFQYHYAGSMSLFAWLVYPLLAAIVIAMIARIEHSGNGWKQLLALPVSRTHVYCVKFLMSIGIVFVSLIVLYCGIWIGVSTFPEASAFPAAELLVSLIKYFIASFPMLAVLFFLSYRFQHPGIPIGIGIGLALPIILIGQSTRFWIYYPWCYPMIAALTDPAKLGGKAFIMYGGSIGMLAAVFFIGLAHFRSKDII; via the coding sequence ATGAATTTATGGAAAGCAGAATGGCTTAAGCTGAAACACTCCAAGCTGATAGGGCTTGCGGTTATACTGCCAGTGTTTGCCGCTATACAAGGGAGAGCATATGCGATCAACGCGGAAGATCATGATGTGTTGTTTCAATATCATTATGCGGGTTCCATGTCCTTATTTGCTTGGCTGGTCTATCCGCTTTTGGCGGCCATTGTCATTGCGATGATCGCAAGGATTGAACATTCCGGAAACGGGTGGAAGCAATTGCTGGCGTTGCCGGTATCACGGACCCATGTCTACTGTGTGAAGTTTTTAATGAGCATTGGCATCGTATTTGTCAGTTTAATTGTTCTTTATTGCGGCATCTGGATAGGAGTATCCACTTTTCCGGAAGCCAGTGCTTTTCCTGCAGCTGAGCTTTTGGTGAGTTTAATCAAATATTTTATAGCCAGCTTTCCCATGCTGGCGGTTCTATTCTTTTTAAGCTACCGCTTCCAGCATCCCGGCATACCGATTGGGATCGGAATCGGTTTGGCGCTGCCAATCATTTTGATTGGTCAGTCGACAAGGTTTTGGATTTACTACCCGTGGTGTTATCCGATGATTGCAGCACTCACGGACCCAGCAAAATTAGGCGGGAAAGCTTTCATTATGTATGGGGGTTCCATTGGGATGCTCGCCGCTGTTTTCTTTATCGGGTTGGCTCATTTTCGCTCGAAGGATATAATATAG